A window of Daucus carota subsp. sativus chromosome 2, DH1 v3.0, whole genome shotgun sequence genomic DNA:
GCTACCAGATTAAAACTTTTCAATtcaatgaaaaaatatcaactgCTGTCATTGATGTATATGCGACCATCCTGAATGAAGATGAAAAATACAGATCCCCAGACTCCCCACACCGGTTCTTTTGCAACACTAGTATCACGGTATGCTACTAGACGAAATATTTTAGACACAATGAAAGTCTTTAATAATATGTAATATGCACTGATTTATATTAACTTCTATACACTAGTGCAAAAATGACTTTCAGCGTCGGTCAAAATAGCCCTAAGGCGTCGGTCAACAGGCGTAGCAAATGTAGAAGACGCTGCAAATGTAGGAGACGCTGTAGGTCTAGACCTACAGCGTCGGTTAACCTAGCGTCGCTGATGGTGAACCAACAGCGTCGGTCTTCTAGATTGCCGACGCTATAAGTCAGTACAAAAGCGTCGGTCTTCTAAATTGCCGTCGCTATAGGTCAAGACCAACAGCGTCGGTCTTCTAAAATGCCGACGCTATTGTCTTGACAACAGCGTCGGTCTTTTAGAATGCCGACGCTTAAAGTGGTGCCATCTGCGTCAATTTTTTAGAATGCCGACGCCTTTGCTGTTGATATGGCAGCGGCTGTTTTTTCTACTTAACCGACGCTTttggtatttttaatttttctttttttagattttttttatacctACTAAACCCATCAATTATAAACCTGTTTCATCATAAATTCAATATTCAAAAACTAATAgctcaaaattataaatacaatacacccaaaatttaatatagctcaaaaattatattataataaattaaaaagattgTTTACATTAGAAAGAGTACAATATTAATTACAATCTCTCTAGAAATTAAGTCAGTTACATTAAACATCTTAGAGCATAAAAATCTCTCAACTAACTCCGCTTTCTTGAAGCTCCTTTTTCTGCACTCCCGTTTTTGCATTAATCGCCATCTGTCATGAATCAAAATAGTTTATGTAAGTACATAAAGCATATTGAAAATCACTCTTCGAGAAATCATGAATTGAGAATATGAATTATTTACATGTACTTCAACAAATTACCCGACTAGAGACATTCAAGAGTAAAAAACTGAGCCCAAATCTCTCGAATCTCATTGATTTCCTTTTTGCCATAACTCCTAGAACCAAGAACCTGCCAAGTATACCAAATATAAGAGAtaacatatttcaaaaataaaactcgagctttaaacttgtaaaatagtgtttgaGTTGTTTCTCTTACCACTTCCCACTTCCCAGTTCGTGTTAGAATTTTTCTGAGAAAGCATGACTATGTCATACATGTACCTCATGACAAAAAATCCACATTCTGTACCTCCTACCTGTTGAGGACACTATACAtagataaacaaaatttagtaagtaataattaaataaatgaggaagaaaataatttaaacaacagaaaGTTATACCTGAACCTCAGTGTGATGCCATATAAATTCTTTTCTATTGTTCCTCAGTCCACTTTGAGACACGTATAATTTGAATGTCCtgtaaaatacatatatgtCATCAAATCACTTATAGAACTAGAATACATACATTACATTACAGAACAtgaaacttgaacttatatataACATACATTCGTGCAGGTATTCttcctttcttttttcaatGAATCAAACACGCAGATAGCACTTTCATTAAGACAAAAAAGGAGCAACATCCAGTGGTCACTACaataatacaaacatatataattagatAGGACTACATCATATAACAAtacaattctaattaaaaatgattttgttCTTACTCTTGGATGTAAGGTGCTATGATATAACGTTTATCTTGGAAGCATTTCTGCTAGAAGTTTGAGCATTTATGTGAAACTCTTGTCACTCCACCCATTTTTTACTTTGAGCTTACACAACTTTAAGGTTGTCGATAACCTGGTAAATTAATTATTGCACCCAGGATATAAAAGTTTTTTGGAATCGTCCACCAAATTTTCAAGAACTTCCGGCTGGTGCATTAGAATATCTTCAACGTCATGGATCATCTCATCGACCCTGTCGTTTTCtgcatcatcttcttcttttgAAGGCATTTTATCTCCATTACTTTCATGATTTCCACTATATGTCTCGGTATTCTCAGAGTGTATTCCCTCCCCATGCCAAATCCACTTAATATAATCAGCCATAAAACCACGCCGAAATAAATGTTCACGAACTGTATCAACATTaggatattttttcaaattataacaatcACGACATGGACATGTGATCCTCTCTTCTCCTTTCCTCTTCAAATATTCCACCGCACATGCAATGAACTCATTAACGCCAGTAACATATTCATGCGCAACCCGTGAAATTTTGCACATCCAGGTAAGACGATCCATTATCTATCTCTATAGAATGTGTAAAACAAAGGTCAGCAAGTATTAAATTAATGGTGGTGTTTATGAACAAAATAAGACATTACataaagttttttaaaatatttattattttaaactccacaatttaattaattaattaattaagtacATATATAAGTTATAGATGACCATTATATGTACTACTGTATTTGTATATGTCGCACGACTGAACACATATGCTAGAGTATATAATACTAACAAAATAACTAGAGCTAGCAATATGGTCTAAATCCATGAAACAGAACCACATTTCTGGTTTTGGTTTATACCAAGATCATAGACTTTATTTTTGACCGGTTTGGTTTAGGATCACAGGTTTGCTCAAGTTATAGATATTTGACTGTGATAGCTATACTTGAAACCATAATAACTGACTTCGTGTTATAATACTCCAAACTGTAATGAAACACAGAAAAACACATAGATGGTGTGTTTCCATGTCCCTTCCCTGGTGCAACCCAGCTTACTCAGAAATAACATAGTAAAATCCTCAATCAAAAATACACATATACTTCCAAGCTATAAACTGAAAGTTAAAAGGAAAAATAGAGACAAGGTAAACTGCTTGAACTATTTCGGTGACTTGATGTCATAGTGTATCAGTCTAGTGgttatataattaaacattACTGAAAATTCTATTATTCATCAAAAATTTCTTTGGACGTGTACCTATTTTAAGCACCTATATATGTTAGATGTCCACAGCAATACCAAATGAAAagtattataaaatgaaaagaatttatttatcataaattatatttaattatatatatttatttgattgtaaatttattaattaaatttacaatagTGTTCGAGGCTTGTATCTTGATATTACAATAGTGTTTGTGCTGTTTTCACATGTGAGTCTAAAGCCAAACCAATTTTAATGCTGTAGTTTTCTCTTGCTTAAACATATTGATTAGTTTTAGATGTTTAAGCATTGTATGTATACAAAGTTTTTGACTAAGTTTTGTTTTGTTCTGTTATAATTAGAAGCCAAACAAGATGACAATGTCATAGTACAGAGAGACAAAAACACTTCTACTGCCAAAAATTAGAATTGAAAACTACACAACACCATAATCACTAAACTTATACTCagaacattttaaaataaaacccaatatatacaaaattatcGACTTTTAAAAATAACTGCAAAAATACcattcataatttttaaaatttgtgctCAGGAAAGAAAATAGAGAACATGaacaaaatctaaatttttttcccTGATCAGAAAAAGTATTATCTTTAATGAATTCTATTTTATTCTGATACTTTGTGCAAGTAACCTGTTAAGATGCTAATCTATTACGACGGTGCTCCACTCCCTGTCCCCCACAGAAGTGCTACAATAGTGGACGAGGTTTGTATCTTGATCAAGGAGCTGACTGTGCATCATTCTTCTTATTAAAACAGCACAAGATCGAAATCACCCAACTATTCTAAATTTGTTTTACTGTGTCTTGTGGTTTTGTACTGGTCTTTCAAGTCAATCTAGCCTTAATCCTAAATTACTCAAGCACATCCAAAtgattagtttcaagtatttttacttattcctttccattctccccaaccaaacacaatattagTCCTTTACAGGTGAATGCTTGCATATATACTAGGATATCTAACACTTTCCTTAACAAAATAATTAGAACAATATATGAAGAGATTTTGCTAAATAAACTATGGTGTTTTTGTCAGATTTTCAGCAGAGAACAAAAGAAACACAACAATCTCAGCCAAAGTTAAATAAATCGGGGAGGATAAAAAACCCAAATCTTAAACAAGAAGTTAAACGAGAAGAAAACCTGGAATAACAAAGCTCTTAAACCTTGAACCCACCACTAGTAGCAGCCCAACGAGAAAACCCCTAAATTGAAAGCAGCCGAGAGATAAACCCCTGAATTGAAAGCAGCCGAGAGAGAAACCCCTAAATTGAAAGCAACCCAGCAAGAAAACCCAGCGGAAACGAGAGAATCACAGTTGCTGGTGAAGGTGAGAGAAACCCCTAAATTGCTGACGATATAGCGGGTTGTTGGTGACGATACAGTGGATTTAGCGATGAGGAATGGGTGAAATCAGCCCAGCAAGAAAACCCAAATAACAACCTGAGAAAACCCAGCAGCGAATTAACAATTGAACCCAGCGATGGAGATTTTCAGCGAGGGTCAGGATGCGGAGAGACAAGGGAGTATGTAGTCGCGCGAAATGTCGAAGTAGAGTTTAGAGTCAGGTTTAGTGAGCAGCGGGGGTTTAATTAATCtagaattttgttttttaaaaaatataaacacttCTTACGTTGGTTAAATGAACACCGACAGTATTGCCTCTTTTACAGCGTCGGTTAAAGCATGACCAAAACAAAATGATAACAAGTAGCGTCGGTTAGAGAGGGAACCGACATTATAGAGTGATCAATAGCGTCGGCATTCCAACAGCCGACACCTTTGTATCGAATATAGTGATCAATAGCGTCGACATTCAAATGACCGACACTATTGGTGTATAAACAGCGTCGGTTAAGTGACTAAACCGATGCTAAAAGTGGTGAAAAAATAGCAACAACGTCGGCATACCAAATAACCGACACTGATTGGTATCAAGCGTGTCGGTCCTCTACTTAACCGACACTAAAAGTGCGACTCCAAAAGTCACTTTTGTACTAGTGATAGTTTATATTAATTTGAGTTTGTTTGTACAATACATGGGATGTCATTGACAAAAAGGAACCATGTTGAGACTCCTGAAGAGGCTAAAGCAAAGTATAGAAGGTTTTGTTCAAGATTAAATATATGGCTTCTAAAACATGATACAAAAATTGATGATATCGATCTGGTACATTCTAAatcatttaataaataatttctgtttcacacaaaaacacaaacatagatagactaaaatatatatatttcacattTATTTATGCAGATATTTTTCCCAATCCATGATGTAGACCACTATTATGTTGTCTGTTTCAACATTAAAAATCCATCAATAGAGATCATTGACAACAATAGAATTGCAGATGGCAGCAATGCAGTCTATGATGGATTACCGGAATGCTTGGTATTTTTCTACTTTTATTTGTAACTATTAGTTGTGTTATATGTATTGACCACAAATTTGTTTTCAGCAACAACATTTTGTGAGCTACTTGGAAACAAGCAGTCCGGCCAAGAGTAAACAGTTGGGCAGCGTTTCAATTGTTCGACTAGATATGAAATGGCGAACAATGTATAACAAGGTGGATTCTGGAGTGTTTGCCATTAACCATATGGAAACCTACAAAGGCAATGGATTGAGGAACTGGGAATGCAAATTTGCATATGAAAAGGTAAGACCATTCCATATCTGATTTGAGttgtataataattaaattatagtaTCACCAAAATGCTATTTAGATACTTTACTCTAATACTATTGGTATTCAGTGTTCTACTATCTATTCAGTTCTAGAATACTTTATGCTCCAGACAAACTAACTAGTTTAAATGATCAATATATTGATGCAGGGAGTTCAACAGAAAAAACAGCTGGAGAAGGCATGCCAGATTTATGCCTCAAAGATTATATATTCACCAATAAATCTGTACAAAAACAAAATGGTGAATGAGATCAAGTCGTTGTGTCAACCAAGATGAATAGTAGTTGTCTTTGAAAGTACTTGTCTTAGAAaatacttgtctttgaaaagGATGTGAATAGTGAGGTGAAGCAAGTACTTATTTTTGAAAGTGATGTGAATACTCATTGTTTGCTGTTATAATGgtatggaacagtgtttagaggcACATATTTAGAGTACAGCTTTAAAACTATTTGCTGTTTGAAAGTGATTGTGAATAGTGATCAACTGCTAGTAAAAATGATGCAGATTTTTACTCTCTTGTAATGTCTGTTTTCATTTGCTACATATTGGAATATGATGcgagaaattttaaaagaaatattctctTGTAATGTCTGTTTTGCTCTATCTAtcattctatatataaaataatcattgTTATGTACTAACTTGTGTTGATCTCCATATGGATtgtaagttattaaaaatggaTAGTAAGCTAATAATAGTAAGTTAATAATAGTATTCTTTAGTGGAATCATTATATtttaccaaaaccaaaaaacctACATTGTTCACATCAATAttcaatagtagaataatttaatttattaaaaagaattttggttTTGACTGTAATACATCTAAATTTTAGTAAGCTAATAATAGTAAGTTAATAATAGTATTCTTTAGtggaataattatattttaccaaaaccaaaaaacctACATTGTTCACATCAATAttcaatagtagaataatttaatttattaaaaagaattttggttTTGACTGTAATACATCTAAATTTTAGTAAGCTAATATTAGTAAGTTAATAATAGTATTCTTTAGTGGAATCATTATATTTTACCTAAACCAAAAAACGTTCACATCAATAttcaatagtagaataatttaatttattaaaaagaattttggttTTCACTGTAATACACTTACATTTTTATAATGTTCTACACTAGAATCATAGTTTACATGATACCCTAGAAACAGGCCAAGCCTCAAGGGATGGTACATTAAGCCAAATAATTTACATGATCTTTACTCCGAAATACCATGTGAATCACAAGGCATCCCTCCTACTCATCTCGTATATGCAGCCTCTCTATGGCAGCCTGCCAAAAGATTACAACCTGGTCTTTAGCTTGTGCATTCAAGTACATAtatagaatctgtatagcctaGCAAATTTGGTCAAGCAAATTCATATCTATGCCAATAAAGCCAATTGAAAAATAATCCATAGTTACATCTCCACCGTGAGAAGACATTGGTATAAAATCAGAGTTTCAGACAGTCATTCTTGCTTagtaaaatttgtaatttaatctcatgaacaaagtaaaatttGTTCATTTACACtgcaaaatatattaagaactATAAACTTGACAAATCCACATTTTTGCTTCAATCCTTGTTTCTTCTTGTCCGATGATCCATGCAAACTAGCTGATTATTCCTAAAAACAGATATATGgaaataagttataaattgAAATCAATCTATAAGTTTCAATTACcattagataaaaatatttaacaagcATAATTGCAGAGAACTTTAAATTGCAGAATACCTGTATTGATGGTCTGGTTAGTGCTAATATTGTCGACAGAATTATTAGCAGCTTGCATGATTGGATTTTGCATCTTCTTCTTCGGGCAAGTACGTGAATCGTGATATCCTTCCAGCATACAGAATTTGCACACCCTTAATTTCCTCTTCTTTCCATCACAACTTTTTTCTGCAGGACCAACAAGTCTTTTTCGGCTACCTTTATTATTACTTTGGAGTGGTGGATGAACAGTAGTTATAGTTGAAGGTCTCACTCCGAAACATTCTTCTAGCATATCTTCTTTTGTAGCTCTGGaactttcaaatttttcttCAACCCTTATTTTCAAACTATTCATCTCATCAAATAAAAACTGCATACCATCACCATTGTTTGAAACATATTCAATGCATCCTTGGAACACAGTCCATACTTTTTTTGACATATCCCTAATGTTCTGTACATTAGTACTTTCCATCAcatctgaaaattttgatttacaaAATCTGTCCTCTGCATTTCTCATCCAGCGACTACACAAATACTGATGTGGAATTCGTTCAACACCCCATAGACCCAAACAGTAGAAACAATGCCGACAAAGGTATCCCACTCTAGTAAAAAGCTTGCAAGAACAATCCACATTGTTTGTCAAGAACGAAAACTGAACCTCGAAATACTTCTCATCATAAGTTTTATCACGTACAATATACGTACTAACACCATCAGCAACAATTGGCTGTCCAGCCAAACTAATATGAAAACAACTAGCTTTAATCTGTTTTTGAACCTTGTAAAACATTGTACGAGTGTAAAGCTGggctgcttccttttcaatttctttttcagTGATAGTTTTAGGAATACATCTATCTCCATcattaagttttttattttcataaatctgtTTCTCAATGGCACTCTCATAGCATATATAGAACTCTGACAGTGTGTCTCCCCTCTGCACAAAATGATTAAAGAAAAAGTTACTACTTTCTGACCTTGATGTCGTTCTCAGCAACGCTCCCATGGGCTTGTCCCGAAAAAAGGCAGGAATCCACGATTCTCTCATAAGGTACATTTCATTCAACCATACATGTTCGCTcaatccaaactcatccaacaCAGAATTCCAACCTTGTTCAAATTCAGATATCGTCAAATGTGATGaccaaacaaatttattaagttTCTCCATAAAACCAGATTCCGCACAGAAAACAGGACCAacctataataaaaatattatttttaatggtTTTATACAAATGAGAAGGTATTTCTAACACACAACAGATAATCGAATTAAGTAGATAATGTACAACTAATCTATTCCTCTAAtagaataaatgataaaatataataactcaAATCATACTAATGAGTATCTATAttaccaacaaacatataacaGAAACAAGTAAATCAAAATCATTTAATTTCCACAAGGCAGATGTATTTGATTACCTTAGCTGTAAACTTTTGCATTATATGCCACATGCAATATCGATGAATTGAATTAGGGAATATCTTGTTGATAGCAACTTTCATAGCCGGGCATTGATCAGTGATAATACATTTTGGTGCCTGCTGAAAGACTTTCAAAAACATCTCGCACACCCATGTAAAATTTGTCGAATCCTCGTGATTAAGCAAAGCAGATGCAAAGGTAACACTTTTCCAATGATTGTCAACACCTATAAATGGTACAAAAACCATTCCATACCTACAATTACAcaatataaattatacaaaagcagaggtgaaaaaatgaaacaaagattataaacttatacaaatataaaactaaCATACTTATTTGTGCGATAAGTTGCATCAAAAGAGACCACATCACCAAACACTTCATAACTTTGGCGTCCTGGAATATCAGCCCAAAATAGACGAGTAAGATGACCATCCGAATCTGTTTCATACTCATAAGAAAATCCAGCATCTGATGTCTCTCGCttattttggaatttttgaaGCAACATATCCGCATCATGCTTTCCAATATACAACTTAATATCCCTTACCCAATTCTGAAAATCTGTAGCAGTTGCCCCTATATCAGTGTAGGAACCGGCTATAGATTTATAGAGGCTATGCGCTCTATGAGCACCAATATTTGATTTAGCAGCATCTAAAATGAATCGACGTTGAAGTGAGGAAATAGTTCGATTGATACGAAGAAATTGCTTTCCAGATGTGGATGCTAAAGGATGATTGTGACCTTCAACAAAAcaagatattatatattgattaaaaCCACCATATTTCAGTTGAACCTTTGCTTCACATTGACATTTTTTTGTAACTGTCCTTCTTCGCCTTCTTACATCAACTCCTGCAGTGCTTGAGACAAGAGACAAATCCGAATTACTATCAGATTCTTTCGACATAGAAGTTTCATGATTACCTCCCTTCGAACACACAAAATACTTGTAAACTACAATACCATCTCTGACTTTTTGTGATGACTTGCGAATATCGAAACCACCTTGCCTCCCATATTCAgcataaaacttaaaacatgTTTCAATATCTCTAAAAATCTGACCAGAATAAGGCTTCACTTTGTTGTCATCAACCTTCGGTATCCATAATCCACTACTACTGCTAAACGAATCATCAAAACCTTCGATAAAATTCTCAACCTCATCATCACGAGCACACTCAACAGTGAAATCATTGTTATTAgcagtggaatcaacttgtaaatcACTGTATCTATTGCAACTGTTATGTAAATTTCCTGGTCAGAAGAAAACTATAATTCAATAGAAagtagaataaaattgcattcAAAACAAACTAAACACTTAATTTCCACTATCTATGATTCTCTAGtagcataaaaaaaattataagttcaataatataactataaggACTCATATCTACTATACTTTAGCTGTACAACACAAACATGTAATCTGATATTAAGTCAATCAACACTTAAAAGATACCTCACAGTATTCAGAATCCAcaacacaaacaaaaataaatataaactttCAAAAACAACTACCAGTGCAAGTAGAATCACAGATTTTAAGAAGTACAAATCTACTAATTATATTAGCTAAACACAATGAAATTGAAGATAAATACCGGATCATAATTGGAtctcaaattttgatttaatgatATTACCTTGATTCGAAGAAGACGCCATTGTTACTTTACTGTGTTTgacagagagagggaggagagagtGCAGAGGGGAGAGTGCAGAGTGCGGAGGGGTGAGGCACGGAGGCGAGGGAGCGGTTTTGCTGCAGTGACACTGACGGAGGGAGTGGGTATGGTTTGGGGAGGGAGTGTGTAGTTGGTTATGAATCAACTGTATCAATTAAGTGTaagcatttattattatttttattattattttatttattattatttatgatattccATAATAGAATaatcttcaattttcttttctctccTATCTTCCTCTCTTTTTTTCTCTTCATTCTCTCTTCCTCCACTTGTCTCTACAATGTGTTTGCTcatggtggaggaggaggaacaCAATGACAGCAACACGAAGCCCGAGAAGGCGATCTTGTCGCGATGAGCACGCCTTCCAATATCTTGAAAGGGAAGCGGACTAAGAGACAAAGGCCACAATCACCCTTACCATTCTCAGTTGCACATGCAAATTTTTCAAGCAAGTATGCAGGAGGTGATTATGTGACTAGCTCCACCACGAGTGACGAGGACTCGGCTGGGCCTGGCACCACGGAGGAGGAGGAAGACATGGCAAAATGTAAATAAGGCGCCATTGTGGAGGCGCCCCTGTCAACCGCAACAATGCCACAAATACAACTACTCTGTAAGAgaataataattaaatgattaattatattcaagAGTAGAAGTATTCAAGTATCAGTATTCTTAACAACTATATTGCTTTTGTGCTTAAGTAGAAGAATTTTTGATGTTCTGCAAAAAAATCTTTTGCAATATAAAAGtacataaaaaatcaaaatttacatTTGTTTCGAACACAAATAACACAATTTCTTCAATATGTGACACAAACACAAATATTTACATACTATTTCAAGCATATTTACATTAGCAAAAAGTATTGCTTCTATACATATTTTGATTCAAGATACTACATCGAAATCTAGTGTCTTTTTCTCAACTTTTTCGGCAAATTTTACAGCTTCCAACCACCAACCATCTTTCAAGCAGCTATCCACGCTGTCTATCGTCTTGTtatcaacattattctcataaATTTTGTGACGCTTAACACCCTCAAAAAATACAGTTGTGTCAGGTACAATTTCTTCAGGAACTGGACGTAGTGGAGAGCGATAACCTGTTATAACATTAacaagattatttaaaattgattatatttttcaaacattTATTTCTATAACTTCTAGTGCACATAATTTAGAAATACAGTGACTCATACCTCTGCAATCTGGATCATGACATTTTTGATAATAACTAGCTCTTCTTAGATCAACAACATATATAACTACAACGTACAAGTCaacttcaaattaaaataaaatcatgaaaCTCAAAGCtacaatataaaatcaaaatagataCAACTAAGTGGGATAAAATGTACCATGATTGCTTTTGTGTTGTCTACCAATTCTCTCACAGTATCTATTTTTTGACATATTATACAACATTATACCATACTCTGAAAACCAATGCCAACTGTGAATTTTTCCTGAAAAGAACATGTAATATCCAACCTACTAATCATATAAAcgattatatattcaaatatcaataaatatatattcttcttAGGTTTCTAATATTCAATTATacataaatcaaaatcacttaatGGATACCTGATATATTTCCTAAGGAGGCAACAGATTCTACAAACATATCCAATAGTGGAAATAGTGATCTCCCTGTCTGAAATATTCTTGACGAATCAATTATGCAAGAATTTGACAGAAGATTTCTTGGGACTCCATAATCTTTATGGAAGTTCACATGAACCTGAATCAAATTACAtcttattttaattcaaaataaaattaacaaatatgcAAATTACAATGATTATAAGGGGTATGGATACATTCTATCAAACAAAAGACTTTCAGACGTGATAATAGTTACCTGTGTAGCAAATTGGAGAGTGTTTGAACAACCAATATCCATTTCACATATAAGAATCTTTTGAACATCAACATCCACTTTGCAGATC
This region includes:
- the LOC135150490 gene encoding uncharacterized protein LOC135150490 encodes the protein MSLTKRNHVETPEEAKAKYRRFCSRLNIWLLKHDTKIDDIDLIFFPIHDVDHYYVVCFNIKNPSIEIIDNNRIADGSNAVYDGLPECLQQHFVSYLETSSPAKSKQLGSVSIVRLDMKWRTMYNKVDSGVFAINHMETYKGNGLRNWECKFAYEKGVQQKKQLEKACQIYASKIIYSPINLYKNKMVNEIKSLCQPR
- the LOC108207310 gene encoding protein FAR1-RELATED SEQUENCE 5-like, whose protein sequence is MASSSNQGNLHNSCNRYSDLQVDSTANNNDFTVECARDDEVENFIEGFDDSFSSSSGLWIPKVDDNKVKPYSGQIFRDIETCFKFYAEYGRQGGFDIRKSSQKVRDGIVVYKYFVCSKGGNHETSMSKESDSNSDLSLVSSTAGVDVRRRRRTVTKKCQCEAKVQLKYGGFNQYIISCFVEGHNHPLASTSGKQFLRINRTISSLQRRFILDAAKSNIGAHRAHSLYKSIAGSYTDIGATATDFQNWVRDIKLYIGKHDADMLLQKFQNKRETSDAGFSYEYETDSDGHLTRLFWADIPGRQSYEVFGDVVSFDATYRTNKYGMVFVPFIGVDNHWKSVTFASALLNHEDSTNFTWVCEMFLKVFQQAPKCIITDQCPAMKVAINKIFPNSIHRYCMWHIMQKFTAKVGPVFCAESGFMEKLNKFVWSSHLTISEFEQGWNSVLDEFGLSEHVWLNEMYLMRESWIPAFFRDKPMGALLRTTSRSESSNFFFNHFVQRGDTLSEFYICYESAIEKQIYENKKLNDGDRCIPKTITEKEIEKEAAQLYTRTMFYKVQKQIKASCFHISLAGQPIVADGVSTYIVRDKTYDEKYFEVQFSFLTNNVDCSCKLFTRVGYLCRHCFYCLGLWGVERIPHQYLCSRWMRNAEDRFCKSKFSDVMESTNVQNIRDMSKKVWTVFQGCIEYVSNNGDGMQFLFDEMNSLKIRVEEKFESSRATKEDMLEECFGVRPSTITTVHPPLQSNNKGSRKRLVGPAEKSCDGKKRKLRVCKFCMLEGYHDSRTCPKKKMQNPIMQAANNSVDNISTNQTINTGIIS
- the LOC135150491 gene encoding uncharacterized protein LOC135150491; this translates as MASLICKVDVDVQKILICEMDIGCSNTLQFATQVHVNFHKDYGVPRNLLSNSCIIDSSRIFQTGRSLFPLLDMFVESVASLGNISGKIHSWHWFSEYGIMLYNMSKNRYCERIGRQHKSNHVIYVVDLRRASYYQKCHDPDCRGYRSPLRPVPEEIVPDTTVFFEGVKRHKIYENNVDNKTIDSVDSCLKDGWWLEAVKFAEKVEKKTLDFDVVS